A region of Macadamia integrifolia cultivar HAES 741 unplaced genomic scaffold, SCU_Mint_v3 scaffold1081, whole genome shotgun sequence DNA encodes the following proteins:
- the LOC122062664 gene encoding uncharacterized protein LOC122062664: MDPIKYLFEKPALMGRLARWLLLLAEFNIVYITQKSIKGSVIAEHLSTHPVVDTRPLNDIFLDEDVVSIEVEDEVGIWKTFFDGAANHKDCGAGVLLITPERLNMPMAYRLDFECTNNMVEYKACLMGLKAAISIGVKRLEVYGDSSIVIYQVQGKWKTKEEKLKPYQGCVESLMKQFTEITFDYFQRDNNRFVDALATLASMVDFGPGEQIQPFIIDRRDHPSHQGFVNALTVDGRPWFAHIVDFIREGKYPADATQGDKRFLRRYATQFILHEDILYKRSFDGVQLVCVDEDQSQTILEQVHQGICGPHMNACMLAKKILHLGYFWNTLEADCIEFVKKCHQCQIFSIHIHVPPTELHTLSSPWPFSTWGIDVNGKINPKASNGHEFVLEAIEYFTKWVETQSYAKLTAAKVAKFLQEHIIC; this comes from the coding sequence atggatcccatcaagtatCTTTTTGAGAAACCCGCGTTGATGGGCAGATTGGCACGTTGGTTATTGCTCTTAGCGGAGTTCAACATTGTGTATATCACCCAGAAgtccatcaagggtagtgtcatCGCTGAACACCTATCCACACATCCAGTTGTTGATACAAGGCCTTTGAATGACATATTTCTAGATGAAGATGTAGTTTCTATTGAGGTTGAAGATgaggttggcatttggaaaACTTTCTTTGATGGAGCCGCCAATCACAAAGATTGTGGAGCTGGAGTTCTACTTATAACTCCTGAAAGGTTGAACATGCCCATGGCATATAGGTTGGACTTTGAGTGCACCAACAACATGGTCGAGTATAAAGCTTGCCTCATGGGATTGAAAGCAGCCATCTCTATTGGGGTCAAAAGATTGGAAGTATACGGAGATTCGTCGATTGTCATATACCAAGTCCAAGGTAAGTGgaaaacaaaggaggaaaagttaaaaccataccAAGGGTGTGTAGAGTCTCTAATGAAGCAGTTCACAGAAATTACTTTTGACTATTTCCAGAGGGACAAtaacaggtttgttgatgctttgGCTACTCTCGCATCGATGGTTGATTTTGGTCCTGGTGAGCAAATACAACCATTCATTATAGATCGGAGAGATCATCCTTCACATCAAGGCTTCGTCAATGCCCTGACAGTAGATGGTAGGCCTTGGTTTgcccatattgtggattttatcagagaGGGGAAGTACCCTGCAGATGCTACCCAAGGAGATAAAAGGTTCCTGAGGCGttatgccacccaattcataTTACACGAAGATATTTTATACAAACGATCTTTTGATGGTGTACAACTGGTgtgcgtggatgaagatcaatcaCAAACAATCTTGGAGCAAGTACATCAGGGAATTTGTGGCCCTCACATGAATGCCTGTatgttggctaagaaaattctccacttagggtatttttggaatacacTAGAAGCCGATTGTATAGAATTTGTGAAGAAGTGCCATCAATGTCAGATTTTTTCCATCCACATCCATGTGCCCCCAACAGAATTGCACACGCTGAGTTCTCCGTGGCCTTTTTCCACTTGGGGTATCGATGTGAACGGAAAAATTAACCCCAAAGCTTCGAACGGGCATGAGTTTGTGTTGGAAGCTATTGAatacttcaccaaatgggtagagacTCAGTCATACGCAAAACTCACAGCAGCAAAGGTAGCAAAATTTTTGCAAGAACATATCATTTGCTGA